Proteins from a single region of Melanotaenia boesemani isolate fMelBoe1 chromosome 3, fMelBoe1.pri, whole genome shotgun sequence:
- the alas1 gene encoding 5-aminolevulinate synthase, nonspecific, mitochondrial, protein MDVIVRRCPFLACVPQAFFQQSKKSLVMYAQRCPIMMELAAKPMAPSMARALCSSSSHQRTDNSAASDAPKQERESKLPSGHPMPPPGQVVGSKCPFLAAEMNQKNSGVVRQVAMEFQEDVEEIRTVQKEVSPAQLKQQPALASTSKVQGQTNLMKTLLKQRPKRVTHLLQDNLPGSMSRFQYDSFFEKKIEEKKSDHTYRVFKTVNRRATEFPMADDFTGSLEDKREVSVWCSNDYLGMSRHPRVVQSVMDTLQKHGSGAGGTRNISGTSKFHVELEHELADLHKKGAALLFTSCFVANDSTLFTLAKMLPGCEIYSDSGNHASMIQGIRNSGAKKFIFRHNDLAHLREMLEKGDPSKPKIVAFETVHSMDGAVCPLEEMCDLAHEFGAITFVDEVHAVGLYGARGGGIGDRDGVMHKMDIISGTLGKAFGCVGGYIASTSALVDTVRSYAAGFIFTTSLPPMLLAGARQSIQVLKGEEGRTLRLKHQRNVKLLRQMLMDSGLPVVHCPSHIIPVRVSDAEKNSEVCDIMMNRHNIYVQAINYPTVARGEELLRIAPTPHHTPEMMKYFVERLVHTWKEVGLELKPHSSAECTFCQQPLHFELMSEREKSYFSGLSHLISACA, encoded by the exons ATGGATGTCATTGTGCGTCGCTGCCCATTCTTGGCTTGTGTGCCTCAGGCCTTCTTTCAGCAGTCCAAAAAATCTCTGGTCATGTATGCTCAGCGATGCCCTATCATGATGGAGCTCGCTGCCAAACCCATGGCTCCTTCAATGGCACGAGCCCTCTGCTCTTCATCCTCCCATCAGAGGACTGACAACAGTGCTGCAAGCGATG cCCCTAAACAGGAAAGAGAGTCAAAGCTTCCCTCTGGTCACCCCATGCCACCTCCGGGTCAGGTGGTGGGATCCAAATGCCCTTTCCTGGCTGCCGAGATGAACCAGAAGAACAGTGGTGTGGTCCGTCAGGTTGCCATGGAGTTCCAAGAAGATGTAGAAGAAATTCGTACTGTCCAGAAAG AAGTTTCACCTGCACAGTTAAAGCAGCAGCCGGCCTTGGCCAGTACAAGTAAAGTGCAGGGGCAAACTAATTTAATGAAGACTCTGCTGAAGCAGCGTCCTAAGAGGGTCACCCACTTGCTGCAGGACAACTTGCCAGGCAGCA tgtcTCGTTTCCAATATGACAGCTTTTTTGAGAAAAAGattgaagagaagaaaagtgaTCACACATACCGTGTGTTTAAGACGGTGAATCGTAGGGCCACCGAGTTCCCAATGGCTGACGACTTCACAGGCTCTCTAGAGGACAAGAGGGAGGTGTCTGTTTGGTGCAGCAATGACTACCTGGGCATGAGTCGACACCCACGAGTCGTCCAGTCTGTTAT GGATACTTTACAAAAGCATGGCTCAGGGGCAGGAGGTACTAGGAATATCTCTGGAACTAGTAAATTCCATGTGGAGCTGGAGCATGAGCTTGCCGATCTTCATAAGAAAGGTGCAGCCTTGCTCTTCACCTCCTGCTTTGTTGCCAACGACTCCACCCTCTTCACTCTTGCCAAGATGCTGCCTG GTTGTGAGATTTACTCGGATTCGGGAAACCATGCCTCAATGATTCAAGGCATCCGTAACAGTGGAGCTAAGAAGTTCATTTTCCGCCACAATGACTTGGCTCATCTCCGTGAGATGCTGGAGAAGGGAGATCCTTCCAAACCGAAGATTGTTGCCTTTGAGACTGTCCACTCGATGGATG GTGCTGTGTGTCCCTTAGAGGAGATGTGCGACTTGGCCCATGAGTTTGGTGCCATCACATTTGTAGATGAAGTTCATGCTGTGGGCTTGTATGGCGCCAGAGGAGGGGGCATCGGAGACCGGGATGGTGTCATGCACAAAATGGATATCATTTCAGGGACTCTAG GCAAGGCATTTGGATGCGTGGGCGGCTACATCGCTAGTACGTCTGCTCTGGTGGACACCGTTCGCTCTTACGCTGCTGGTTTCATCTTCACCACCTCTCTGCCACCAATGCTGTTGGCTGGAGCCAGGCAGTCAATCCAGGTTCTTAAAGGAGAAGAGGGTCGCACACTGAGACTCAAACACCAGCGCAACGTCAAGCTGCTCAGACAGATGCTGATGGACTCTGGGCTGCCCGTCGTGCACTGCCCCAGCCACATCATCCCAGTCCGG GTGTCGGACGCTGAGAAAAACTCAGAAGTGTGTGACATCATGATGAATCGCCACAACATCTATGTGCAAGCGATCAATTACCCCACTGTTGCTAGAGGAGAGGAGCTTCTTCGCATTGCCCCGACCCCTCATCACACTCCTGAGATGATGAAATACTTTGTTG AGAGGCTGGTTCATACCTGGAAGGAGGTGGGCCTTGAGCTGAAGCCTCACTCATCAGCAGAGTGTACGTTCTGCCAGCAGCCGCTGCACTTTGAGTTGATGAGCGAGCGGGAGAAGTCGTACTTCAGTGGCCTCAGCCACCTTATATCAGCCTGCGCTTAA
- the b9d2 gene encoding B9 domain-containing protein 2, which translates to MAELHIIGQIVGASGFPQNSLFCKWGIHTGGAWRLLSGLKEGQTQVDIPQTGDMAYWSHPIDLHYATKGLQGWPKFHFQVWHQDSFGRCQLYGYGYCHVPSSPGHHRISCVTWRPLGSWQEQLAQMFVGGGPHLRSPDLIYSGADRYRLQTEAMGTVELELGVVLRHFDKYGVES; encoded by the coding sequence ATGGCTGAGCTTCACATTATAGGCCAGATCGTCGGAGCTAGTGGTTTTCCGCAAAACAGTCTATTTTGCAAATGGGGCATTCATACTGGAGGAGCATGGCGTCTTCTGTCGGGGCTGAAGGAGGGTCAGACCCAGGTAGATATCCCCCAAACCGGAGACATGGCGTACTGGAGTCACCCTATTGATCTGCACTACGCAACCAAAGGACTCCAAGGATGGCCAAAGTTTCATTTTCAAGTGTGGCACCAAGACTCTTTCGGACGCTGCCAGCTGTACGGATACGGGTACTGCCACGTCCCGTCTAGCCCCGGACATCACCGGATAAGCTGTGTGACTTGGAGGCCTCTCGGCTCCTGGCAGGAGCAACTAGCGCAAATGTTTGTCGGCGGAGGTCCTCATCTACGCAGCCCAGACCTCATATATAGTGGGGCGGACAGATACAGACTACAAACTGAAGCCATGGGGACTGTGGAGCTGGAGCTGGGAGTTGTACTGAGACACTTTGACAAATATGGCGTCGAGAGCTGA